A single Ziziphus jujuba cultivar Dongzao chromosome 11, ASM3175591v1 DNA region contains:
- the LOC107411297 gene encoding uncharacterized protein LOC107411297 — MKMEIESSPPEVAKKLWNIVRIVFYMVRKGLSKSKIMVDLHLMMKRGKMAGKAIANNIFLHQYHSSFSCRSNDALNFVSPREYEFSCSNSPSNPFHFNHKRNRHHHHLFSKSTYRYDDVTTVTAVQKVLEIYLNNNNNNNNSNDVAVEASPLVSLPGFGKSPMVRQLRITDSPFPLKDEQAGDGQVDKEAEEFIKRFYKDLKLQKRMATLESPAHNIWGR, encoded by the coding sequence ATGAAAATGGAAATAGAATCGAGCCCACCAGAGGTGGCGAAGAAACTATGGAACATTGTACGGATAGTGTTCTACATGGTGAGGAAAGGTCTATCAAAGAGCAAAATAATGGTAGACCTCCATCTGATGATGAAAAGAGGGAAGATGGCGGGAAAAGCCATAGCCAACAACATCTTCCTCCACCAATACCACTCTTCGTTCAGTTGCCGATCCAACGACGCGCTCAACTTCGTCTCTCCCAGAGAGTACGAGTTCAGCTGCAGCAACAGTCCTTCTAATCCATTCCATTTCAACCACAAGCGCAACAGGCACCACCACCACCTGTTCTCCAAATCCACCTACCGATACGACGACGTCACGACGGTTACGGCCGTTCAGAAAGTGCTCGAGATATAtcttaacaacaacaacaacaataataatagtaatgacgtGGCGGTTGAAGCGTCGCCGTTGGTGAGTTTGCCAGGGTTCGGGAAAAGTCCGATGGTTAGACAGTTGAGAATAACGGACTCTCCGTTTCCGTTGAAAGACGAACAAGCTGGAGATGGTCAAGTTGATAAGGAAGCTGAGGAGTTCATAAAGAGGTTTTATAAGGACCTTAAGTTGCAGAAAAGAATGGCGACTCTTGAATCTCCAGCACATAACATTTGGGGTCGATGA